The Salvelinus alpinus chromosome 28, SLU_Salpinus.1, whole genome shotgun sequence genome includes a window with the following:
- the LOC139556920 gene encoding putative nuclease HARBI1 isoform X1: MKAQNCVFLSALTMACPFVRDVVDEEALVLRRAFRRERVFRDRLDPLAFPDDHLYERYRFSADGIRYLCRLLGPRIMHRTARSHALSVEQMVCVALRFFASGAFLYSVGDAEQLNKATICRTIRSVCLAIKALADVFISFPGHRRLCDIKEEFYRIAGFPNVIGAVDCTHIRIKAPSGAHEADFVNRKSFHSINVQMVCNADCVISNVVAKWPGSVHDSRIFRASEIYQCLSQGEFSGVLLGDRGYGCQPFLLTPFTDPQEAQQAYNHAHARTRARVEMTFGLLKARFHCLHKLRVSPVRACDITVACAVLHNVACLRKERAPRVPPAMD, translated from the exons atgaag gcccaaaattgtgtgttcctttctgctctgacaatggcatgcccattcgtgcgagatgtggtggatgaagaagcacttgtgctgaggagagccttcaggcgagaaagggtcttcagggaccggttggacccactggccttccctgatgaccatctatatgaaagatacaggttttctgcagatggcatcaggtatctatgcagactactgggtcccaggattatgcaccgcactgcacggagccatgcactgagtgtggagcaaatggtttgtgtggccttgcgcttttttgctagtggagccttcctgtactcagtgggggatgcagaacagctgaacaaggccacaatttgccgcacaataaggagtgtgtgtctggctatcaaagcattagcagatgtcttcatctccttccctggccacagaagactctgtgacatcaaagaggagttctataggattgcag gtttccccaatgtcattggtgcagtggactgcacacacataaggataaaagccccctcaggtgcccatgaggctgattttgtgaataggaaatcctttcacagcattaatgttcag atggtctgcaatgctgactgtgtgatcagcaatgttgtggcaaaatggcctggctcagtccatgactccagaatctttcgggcctctgaaatctatcagtgcctatcacaag gtgaattctctggtgtgttgctgggagacagggggtatggctgccagccttttctcctgacacctttcacagacccccaggaagcacagcaggcctacaaccatgcccatgccaggaccagggccagagttgaaatgacctttggcctcctgaaggcacgctttcactgccttcacaaattaagggtcagccctgttagggcatgtgatattactgtggcttgtgctgtcctccacaatgtggcctgcctgaggaaggagagggcccccagagtgccaccagccatggactga
- the LOC139556920 gene encoding myb/SANT-like DNA-binding domain-containing protein 4 isoform X2 codes for MATRAAYFSPSEAQILMEAYEEVKDIIKKKGNTATVIKQREKAWQSIADRLNALNMNGPKRTWQQVKIKYKNILQNAVKKNTHRQGTGGGSPKADLTPAEDMALELNKGRPVLEGIPGGKETSIGSSQDATRFIQEPPAQAPDDADPGEGPSAAATAHDGDDDEEETISLDSRRHEDPDAIQWENQPGNISSQAIRKLYGNHLRRQIELADIDIQYKKKKMENLALESEIKKRTIRKLDLEIKKLERELQEDDTAQNKNLVYSRKVK; via the exons atggcaactagagccgcgtacttttccccgtcggaagcacaaatcctcatggaggcatacgaggaggtaaaagatataattaagaagaaaggcaacaccgccacagtgataaagcaaagagaaaaagcgtggcaaagtattgcagaccgcctgaatgc attaaacatgaacgggccaaaacggacatggcagcaggtcaaaatcaaatacaagaacattctgcagaatg cagtgaaaaagaatacccacagacaaggcacgggtggtgggtcaccaaaggctgaccttaccccagcagaggacatggccttggagctaaataaaggcaggcccgtcttagaggggatccctggggggaaagagacgagcataggttcctcccaagatgccacccgcttcattcaag agccaccagcacaagcaccagacgatgctgatcca ggtgaaggccccagtgcagcagcaacagcacatgatggagacgatgatgaggaggagaccatctctctggattccagaaggcatgag gacccagatgctatacagtgggaaaaccagcctggcaacata agctcacaagctatcagaaagttgtatggcaaccacctccggcgccaaatagaactggcagacatagacattcagtacaagaagaaaaagatggaaaatcttgcactggagtccgaaataaaaaagaggacaattaggaaactggaccttgaaataaaaaaacttgagagggag ctccaagaagatgacacagctcaaaataaaaatttggtatattctcgtaaagtcaagtga